A single window of Zea mays cultivar B73 chromosome 10, Zm-B73-REFERENCE-NAM-5.0, whole genome shotgun sequence DNA harbors:
- the LOC103642858 gene encoding histone-lysine N-methyltransferase ATXR3, whose protein sequence is MKYFKSRELTLAINEVLDPWISAKQPKKEFEAYFSHNSASRNFLPEDGGSAKRARLLPDQSDENIHLSQDIIASRKEDICFEELCDGASSVDNDSVNPRAGNASWGLLNDHLLARIFHFMKADLKSLISFAATCKSWNAAAKYYRNMCRFIDLSSVGPLCTDSVFCDIMVCVLTICLNS, encoded by the exons ATGAAATATTTCAAGAGCAGGGAACTTACTTTAGCTATAAATGAGGTCTTGGATCCATGGATTTCAGCAAAGCAACCAAAAAAAGAGTTTGAAGCATACTTTTCTCACAATTCAGCATCTAGGAATTTCCTGCCAG AAGATGGTGGGTCTGCAAAAAGGGCAAGATTGCTACCTGACCAGAGTGACGAAAATATTCATTTGTCACAAGACATTATTGCTAGTCGGAAGGAGGACATCTGTTTTGAAGAGTTATGTGATGGAGCATCGTCTGTTGATAATGATTCTGTGAATCCCAGAGCAGGAAATGCAAGCTGGGGTCTACTAAATGACCATCTGTTAGCAAGAATCTTTCATTTTATGAAGGCAGATTTGAAATCACTTATTTCTTTTGCAGCTACCTGTAAGAGCTGGAATGCTGCTGCGAAGTATTACAGAAACATGTGTAGATTCATTGATCTGTCTTCTGTTGGTCCTCTTTGCACTGATTCAGTGTTTTGTGATATTATGGTATGTGTCTTGACTATCTGTTTGAACTCTTGA